Proteins co-encoded in one Lates calcarifer isolate ASB-BC8 linkage group LG17, TLL_Latcal_v3, whole genome shotgun sequence genomic window:
- the rnf11b gene encoding RING finger protein 11b, whose translation MGNCLKSPTSDDISLLHESQSDRASYGDGADPDQEPPPPYQEQIHVPVYHPTPSQARLATQLTEEEQVRIAQRIGLIQHLPKGVYDLGRDGSEKKIRECVICMMDFVYGDPIRFLPCMHIYHMDCIDDWLMRSFTCPSCMEPVDAALLSSYETN comes from the exons ATGGGAAACTGTCTGAAATCTCCGACCTCGGATGATATTTCTTTGCTACATGAATCTCAGTCAGACCGGGCCAGCTACGGAGACGGTGCTGACCCTGACCAGGAGCCACCGCCCCCCTATCAG GAACAGATCCATGTGCCTGTCtaccaccccacccccagccAGGCCCGACTGGCCACTCAGCTGACGGAGGAAGAGCAGGTTCGCATTGCCCAGCGTATCGGGCTCATCCAGCATCTCCCGAAGGGCGTGTATGACCTGGGGCGGGATGGCTCTGAGAAGAAGATCAGAGA GTGTGTCATCTGTATGATGGACTTTGTGTATGGAGACCCCATTCGGTTCCTGCCCTGCATGCACATCTACCACATGGACTGTATAGATGACTGGCTGATGAGATCCTTCACCTGCCCCTCCTGCATGGAGCCTGTGGATGCCGCGCTGCTTTCCTCCTATGAGAccaactga